A window from Populus trichocarpa isolate Nisqually-1 chromosome 3, P.trichocarpa_v4.1, whole genome shotgun sequence encodes these proteins:
- the LOC7475707 gene encoding glyoxylase I 4, translated as MGNPLHLKSLNHISLLCKSLEESIDFYEDVLGFVPIRRPGSFNFDGAWLFGYGIGIHLLQSENPEKMQKKGKINPKDNHISFQCESMAAVEKKLKDMGIQHVRALVEEGGIQVEQLFFHDPDGFMIEICDCDNLPVIPLAGEIAQSCSYLNLERMQQQMQPMVQQERAI; from the exons ATGGGAAACCCACTTCATCTCAAGTCTTTGAACCACATCTCACTTCTGTGTAAATCACTTGAGGAATCCATTGATTTCTATGAGGATGTTCTTGGTTTTGTGCCGATAAGGAGGCCAGGATCTTTTAACTTTGATGGGGCATG GTTATTTGGTTATGGAATTGGAATTCATCTATTGCAGTCAGAAAATCCAGAAAAGATGCAGaagaaaggtaaaattaatCCCAAGGACAATCATATCTCCTTCCAG TGTGAGAGTATGGCAGCTGTGGAGAAGAAGTTGAAAGACATGGGAATTCAGCACGTTCGAGCTTTAGTGGAGGAAGGTGGGATCCAAGTTGAACAGCTGTTCTTCCATGACCCTGATGGATTTATGATTGAGATTTGCGATTGTGATAACCTCCCAGTGATCCCTTTGGCTGGCGAAATCGCACAATCATGTTCTTACTTGAACCTCGAAAGGATGCAGCAGCAGATGCAGCCAATGGTGCAGCAGGAGAGAGCAATCTAG